One Glycine max cultivar Williams 82 chromosome 4, Glycine_max_v4.0, whole genome shotgun sequence DNA segment encodes these proteins:
- the LOC100816773 gene encoding protein MICROTUBULE BINDING PROTEIN 2C, translating into MHERQRLVDSEEKRDLYDPNSPLSERDADLDRVLFNNLVQIVPLVQSFIDGEGRSSFTRQGSMVYTKRPSRKSRLKRRFDTRKGQKDESVILKEQVEELQMKILEKDELIESSENTKKQMKALEQKLYELKHHASEKDSLLKSTKRQLFDVKFELADKQAALEKIHWEAMTSNKKVEKLQEELDSMQGDISSFTLLLNRLTISDTAEYTDDYDIKPYEFNHLRSIDDWDEMEMQKMEEARKTYIAAVVAGKEKQDEESMATVVNSRLQLESILFKPT; encoded by the exons atgcacGAGAGGCAGCGTTTGGTGGATTCGGAAGAAAAACGTGATTTGTACGACCCGAATTCTCCGCTTTCTGAGAGAGACGCCGATTTAGATCGCGTCCTCTTCAATAACCTCGTCCAGATTGTCCCTCTCGTGCAGTCCTTCatc GATggtgaaggaagaagttcattcaCGCGTCAGGGTTCCATGGTGTACACAAAGAGGCCTTCAAGAAAGTCTCGGTTGAAAAGA agGTTTGACACGAGAAAAGGACAGAAAGATGAGTCTGTCATATTGAAGGAGCAGGTGGAGGAgctgcaaatgaaaatattggaGAAAGATGAACTTATAGAGTCAtcagaaaacacaaaaaaacagatgaaagcccttgaacaaaaactttatgAACTGAAACACCATGCTTCGGAAAAGGATTCTTTGCTTAAGTCTACAAAACGACAACTCTTTGATGTGAAG TTTGAGCTTGCAGACAAACAAGCTGCTCTTGAAAAGATACATTGGGAAGCAATGACATCCAACAAGAAAGTGGAGAAATTGCAAGAAGAGCTAGATTCCATGCAAGGAGATATTTCATCATTTACATTGCTGCTTAATCGCTTGACAATATCTGACACCGCTGAGTACACTGATGATTATGATATTAAGCCATATGAGTTCAATCACCTGCGTAGTATA GATGATTGGGACGAGATGGAAATGCAGAAAATGGAAGAAGCAAGAAAAACATATATCGCTGCCGTTGTTGCTGGAAAGGAAAAACAAGATGAAGAATCTATGGCTACTGTTGTCAATTCTAGGTTACAACTTGAGTCAATTCTTTTCAAACCAACATAA